Genomic segment of Sodaliphilus pleomorphus:
GCGCCACCCTATGAACGAGAACAGTGCGCCCACTATCAAGAGGCACATGCATCCACTGGCATTCTTGAGGCCTTTCAGTTTCATCAGTGATTAGCGATATTTTTTGTTTAAAGCATTGCAGCGCCGGCACTTTCTCTTGCCTGGGCAAGGGTCGGACCGCGCCGTGGGTTCAAAATAGTTGTCTTGTCGCCGCCGGGGAGCACTCCCCCCCATGCGACTTCGGGCTCAAATTTACATATTTCCCAAACAATACAAAAATAATTGTGGCAAAATGTTGGGCCACCCGCCCGCAACATTGCCCCGGCAGGGGTGTACCTGCTGCAAAATGCAAGCCCTCGCAGCAAAATAACCGAAAAAAAACGAGCCGAAAAACGCAAATTCTCGACAAAGTAGTGTAACTTTGCATCACAGTGCCATTGCGGGCAGCCCCGGCTCTTGCGCTCGAGGCCTGGCTGCACGGCTACAAAATGATGAAACAAATTATCTTTAAAACGACAATATGAAAAACGTGTTGATTATCGGGTCAACTGGCCAAATCGGGTCGGAGTTGACCATGAAACTGAGAGGAATTTACGGTGGCGGCCACATTGTAGCAGGCTATATCCCAGGGGCTGAGCCCAAGGGAGAGCTCGCCGAGAGCGGCCCGAGCGAGATTGTAGACATCACCAACGCGCAGCAGATTGCCCAGGCCGTGCGCAAGTACCACATCGACACGATCTACAACCTGGCTGCACTGCTCAGCGCCGTGGCCGAGAACAAGCCGCAACTGGCTTGGAAGATAGGCATAGGCGGATTGATGAACGTGCTTGAGGTGGCGCGCGAGCAGCACTGCGCCGTATTCACCCCCAGCTCGATAGGCTCGTTTGGCCCCAACACGCCCAAAGACGGCACGCCGCAAGACACCCTGCAGCAGCCCAAGACCATGTATGGCGTGACCAAGGTCACCGGCGAGCTGCTGAGCAACTACTACGCCCTCAAGTTTGGCGTCGACACCCGCTCGGTGCGCTTCCCGGGGCTCATCTCCTATGTGACGCCTCCCGGCGGCGGCACCACCGACTATGCCGTCGACATCTACTACTATGCCGTGCAGGGCAAGAAATTCACCTGCCCCATCAAGGCCGGCACCTTCATGGACATGATGTACATGCCCGACGCCTTGCGAGGCGCCATCGAGATCATGGAGGCCGACCCCGCCAAGCTCAAGCACCGCAACTCGTTCAACATCGCCTCGATGAGCTTTGACCCCGAAATTATCTACAACAAGATCAAGGAGTACATACCTGGCTTTGAGATGGTATACGACGTCGACCCCCTGCGCCAGGGCATCGCCGAGTCGTGGCCCAACCGCCTCGACGACACCTGCGCCCGCATGGAGTGGGGCTGGAAACCCGAGTATGACCTCGACGCCATGACACGCGACATGATCGAGAAGCTGCGCGTCAAGTTCGGCATCAAGCAATAGCAAAACTGCTTTTCCCCCAAAAAAGGCTACACGGCGGGGGCTGCACGCGGCAAGCATGCAGCCCCCGCCGCCGTTTCTCGCTGCCGCAAGGGCGCAAGCCAAATCGGGTGCCCCAAAAGTGATGCAATGTGGGAATAAATCTTTAACTTTGCACATCAAGCAAAGTTGAAAGTAACATGATTGAAGCTAAAAACATCATCAAGCGATATGGCAACCTCGAGGTGCTCAAGGGCGTTGACGTGACCATAGGCGACGGCATGATCGTGTCGATCGTGGGGCCCAGCGGCGCCGGCAAGACCACCCTGCTCCAAATCATAGGCACCCTCGACAAGCCCGACAGCGGCACCGTGACCTACGACGGCGTCGACGTGCTGCGGCTCAAGGACAAGCGCCTGGCCCAGTTCCGAAACAAGAACATAGGCTTCGTGTTTCAGTTCCACCAGCTGCTGCCCGAGTTCACCATGCTCGAGAATGTGGCCATACCGGCCCTCATAGGCGGCTGCAAGCAGAGCCAGGCCTTCAAGCGGGCCGCCGAGCTGCTCGACTACATGGGGCTGAGCGACCGGCTCGAGCACAAGCCCGCCGAGCTCTCGGGCGGCGAGCGGCAACGCGTGGCCGTGGCACGCGCCCTGGTCAACAAGCCTGCCGTGATACTGGCCGACGAGCCCTCGGGCAGCCTCGACACGGCCAACAAGCAGGAGCTGCACAAGCTCTTCTTCACCCTGCGCGACGAGATGAAACAGACCTTTGTGATCGTGACCCACGACGAGAGCCTGGCCGGCAACAGCGACCGCATCCTGCACATGCGCGACGGCATGATCGTGGAACCCGACAGCGTGATATGACCACGAGATGACTGCCTTCTTCACATCACACGCGAGCCGCCTGCTGGCCCTGCTGCTGGCCGTGGCCGCACTATCGGCGTGCCACGGCAGCGACGACGACGACACTCGCATCGTCGAGTGGCGCTACGACTTTGTGACCTACATGGGCTACTCGGGCAGCACAGCCACCTTCGAGTACCTGGGCCGTGGCGACTCGGCCGCCATCGTGCTGCGGGCCTCGGGGCTCGACAAGCCCGGGCACTTGGCCACGGGGCAGCGCGTGCTGCTCTACTACACCGTGACGGGCACACCCAGCCCCGGCGTGCGCGATGTGCAGGCCCGCTACTACACCAGCGGCAACGTGGCCAGCGACTCGCTCAGGGTCAACACCAAGCCCGTAGAGCAATATGCCATGCACCCCATCAAGCTGCGCAGCCTGTGGCGCACGGGGGGCTACATCAACCTGCGCGGCCAGGTCGAGTACACCGGCCACCCCCGCCAGCTCTACCTCATGGCCGACGGCGCCACCCTCGACAGCGACACCGTCGACGTCTATCTCGTGCACGACCTCATGCAGGGCCAGGACAGCACCCGCTTCTGGCGCAACTGCTACGGCTCCTTCTATGTGGGCGAGGCCTGGTACAAGCCCTCGTGCCGCGTCATGAGAGTGCACGTGCGCGACGTGGTGCGCCCCCAGGCCACCTGCTACGACTTTGCCAAGTGAGCGACGGCCCCCACGCGTGTGGCACGCCGCCAAATATTAGGCCCCCAGGCTTGACATGTACTCCAGTTTTTGCTACTTTTGTGTAGCAAAACCGCGCCTGCCGTGGCACGC
This window contains:
- a CDS encoding ABC transporter ATP-binding protein, translating into MIEAKNIIKRYGNLEVLKGVDVTIGDGMIVSIVGPSGAGKTTLLQIIGTLDKPDSGTVTYDGVDVLRLKDKRLAQFRNKNIGFVFQFHQLLPEFTMLENVAIPALIGGCKQSQAFKRAAELLDYMGLSDRLEHKPAELSGGERQRVAVARALVNKPAVILADEPSGSLDTANKQELHKLFFTLRDEMKQTFVIVTHDESLAGNSDRILHMRDGMIVEPDSVI
- a CDS encoding NAD-dependent epimerase/dehydratase family protein, which produces MKNVLIIGSTGQIGSELTMKLRGIYGGGHIVAGYIPGAEPKGELAESGPSEIVDITNAQQIAQAVRKYHIDTIYNLAALLSAVAENKPQLAWKIGIGGLMNVLEVAREQHCAVFTPSSIGSFGPNTPKDGTPQDTLQQPKTMYGVTKVTGELLSNYYALKFGVDTRSVRFPGLISYVTPPGGGTTDYAVDIYYYAVQGKKFTCPIKAGTFMDMMYMPDALRGAIEIMEADPAKLKHRNSFNIASMSFDPEIIYNKIKEYIPGFEMVYDVDPLRQGIAESWPNRLDDTCARMEWGWKPEYDLDAMTRDMIEKLRVKFGIKQ